In Carassius gibelio isolate Cgi1373 ecotype wild population from Czech Republic chromosome B13, carGib1.2-hapl.c, whole genome shotgun sequence, one genomic interval encodes:
- the prdx3 gene encoding thioredoxin-dependent peroxide reductase, mitochondrial — MQNMCAALMLKVFFAHCIKQHIGKMAATFGRLLGTSAGRAAVNGLKAFVTHNGAAVIRAPKPLACIAAQKACFSISSARWAPAVTQPAPHFKGTAVINGEFKDISLEDFKGKYLVLFFYPLDFTFVCPTEIIAFSDKANEFRDINCDVIGVSVDSHFTHLAWTNTPRKTGGLGKIHIPLLADLTKQVSRDYGVLLEGAGIALRGLFIMDPNGVIRHMSVNDLPVGRSVEETLRLVKAFQFVETHGEVCPASWTPKSPTIKPTPDGSKEYFEKVN, encoded by the exons ATGCAAAATATGTGCGCAGCTTTGATGCTCAAGGTATTTTTTGCGCATTGCATTAAGCAGCACATTGGCAAGATGGCGGCCACCTTCGGGAGACTTCTCGGGACTTCT GCAGGAAGAGCTGCAGTTAATGGACTGAAAGCCTTTGTCACTCACAATGGAGCAGCAGTGATCAGGGCTCCAAAACCCCTTGCGTGCATTGCTGCACAAAAAGCTTGCTTCTCAATCA GCTCTGCTAGATGGGCCCCGGCGGTCACTCAGCCAGCCCCTCACTTCAAAGGCACTGCTGTTATCAACGGAGAGTTCAAGGACATCAGTCTAGAAGATTTCAAGGGCAAATACCTGGTCCTTTTCTTTTACCCACTAGATTT CACATTCGTTTGCCCTACAGAGATCATCGCTTTCAGTGACAAGGCCAATGAGTTTCGTGATATAAACTGTGATGTAATTGGTGTGTCTGTGGACTCTCACTTCACCCACCTGGCTTGGACCAACACCCCGAGAAAG ACTGGAGGATTAGGGAAAATCCACATTCCCCTGTTGGCCGACCTCACAAAGCAAGTGTCCCGGGACTATGGGGTCCTGCTTGAGGGTGCTGGAATTGCTTTAAG GGGTCTTTTCATTATGGATCCTAATGGAGTGATCCGACACATGAGTGTAAATGACTTGCCGGTTGGACGCTCTGTTGAGGAAACCCTCCGTCTGGTCAAGGCCTTTCAGTTTGTGGAGACCCACGGTGAAGTCTGTCCTGCCAGCTGGACCCCAAAGTCACCCACA attaagcCAACTCCAGACGGCTCAAAGGAATACTTTGAGAAGgtgaactga